The following coding sequences lie in one Angustibacter luteus genomic window:
- a CDS encoding PH domain-containing protein, with product MSDPRSPLDPDDGWRRLHPLTPLARGWKVVAVVLALVAQQRGEVLFSGNLPSRQEALVTLGGLVVIALVAALYGFVAWRRAAYQVDEDTLRLHYGVLFRQQRHARLDRLQAVDVVRPLLGRFLGLAELRLEVAGGKDSAIVLTLLRESDAEELRNVLLARAAGVRYEGEVAPVAPEHELIAVPVGRVIASLALTYSTGFLVIAILAGAVLVAVTGRISVLAIIASAFIGLVGAQWTRFSSTFGFRVATSPDGIRLHHGLLTTRAQTVPPGRVQAIQMRQPLLWRRLDWWSLTVNVAGYGDSGHDSAEQENVLLVVGSRAEALLVLRLAVPALDPHDEDGPTPQALSAGLTGTTTEAGFVVAPRAARWLDPVSWRRHGVNVLDDVVLLRRGRWHRELDVVPHARTQSLGVSQGPLQRRLGVASFHMHSTSGPVHPAVAHLESQDAADLLVAQAARARLARAAAGDGDQGRWMEAP from the coding sequence GTGAGCGATCCGCGCAGTCCCCTCGACCCGGACGACGGGTGGCGGCGGCTGCACCCGCTGACTCCGTTGGCGCGCGGCTGGAAGGTCGTCGCCGTCGTCCTCGCCCTGGTCGCCCAGCAACGCGGCGAGGTGCTGTTCTCCGGGAACCTGCCGTCGCGGCAGGAGGCGTTGGTCACCCTGGGTGGCTTGGTGGTCATCGCCCTCGTCGCGGCCCTCTACGGCTTCGTCGCGTGGCGGCGGGCGGCCTACCAGGTCGACGAGGACACCCTGCGGCTGCACTACGGCGTGCTGTTCCGCCAGCAACGGCACGCCCGGCTGGACCGCCTGCAGGCGGTCGACGTGGTCCGGCCGCTGCTCGGGCGGTTCCTCGGGCTGGCCGAGCTGCGGCTCGAGGTGGCCGGCGGCAAGGACTCGGCGATCGTGCTGACCCTGCTGCGCGAGTCCGATGCCGAGGAGCTGCGCAACGTGCTGCTCGCCCGCGCGGCAGGCGTCCGGTACGAGGGCGAGGTCGCGCCGGTCGCGCCGGAGCACGAGCTCATCGCCGTGCCGGTCGGCCGGGTGATCGCCTCGCTGGCGCTGACCTACTCGACCGGCTTCCTGGTCATCGCGATCCTGGCCGGCGCCGTCCTCGTGGCGGTCACCGGACGGATCAGCGTGCTCGCGATCATCGCGTCCGCGTTCATCGGTCTGGTCGGCGCGCAGTGGACCCGGTTCAGCTCCACGTTCGGGTTCCGGGTCGCGACGTCGCCCGACGGGATCCGGCTGCACCACGGGCTGCTCACCACCCGCGCCCAGACGGTTCCGCCGGGTCGGGTGCAGGCGATCCAGATGCGCCAGCCCTTGCTGTGGCGGCGCCTGGACTGGTGGAGCCTCACGGTGAACGTTGCCGGGTACGGCGACTCCGGGCACGACTCCGCCGAGCAGGAGAACGTGCTGCTGGTCGTCGGTTCGCGCGCCGAGGCGCTCCTGGTGCTGCGGCTGGCCGTGCCGGCGCTGGACCCGCACGACGAGGACGGCCCGACGCCGCAGGCGCTCTCGGCGGGCCTGACCGGGACGACGACCGAGGCCGGTTTCGTCGTCGCACCACGCGCGGCTCGCTGGCTGGACCCGGTGAGCTGGCGGCGGCACGGGGTCAACGTGCTCGACGACGTCGTGCTGCTGCGCCGTGGCCGCTGGCACCGCGAGCTGGACGTCGTCCCGCACGCCCGCACGCAGAGCCTCGGCGTGAGCCAGGGACCCCTGCAGCGCCGGCTCGGGGTCGCCTCGTTCCACATGCACTCGACGAGCGGGCCGGTGCACCCCGCGGTCGCCCACCTCGAGTCCCAGGACGCCGCGGACCTGCTGGTCGCCCAGGCGGCCCGGGCGCGGCTCGCGCGGGCCGCCGCGGGGGACGGCGACCAGGGTCGCTGGATGGAGGCCCCGTGA
- a CDS encoding PH domain-containing protein translates to MPLHDEPFTPDDVEWRPVSDRLATGRRLIAAACCLVVAIVVALVAVLTSTAWVYALLLLPVVALGWSSWLFGRQVRATGYAEREDDLLVRRGVMFRSIVVVPYGRMQFVDVQAGPLARLLGYSAVQLHTASPGTDAHIDGLVPDEAARLRDRLASRGEARLAGL, encoded by the coding sequence GTGCCCCTGCATGACGAGCCCTTCACCCCGGACGACGTGGAATGGCGACCGGTCTCGGACCGCCTCGCCACCGGACGGCGGCTGATCGCGGCCGCCTGCTGCCTCGTGGTCGCGATCGTGGTCGCGCTGGTCGCGGTCCTGACCAGCACGGCCTGGGTGTACGCGCTGCTCCTCCTGCCGGTCGTCGCCCTCGGCTGGTCGTCCTGGCTGTTCGGGCGCCAGGTCCGGGCCACCGGCTACGCCGAGCGCGAGGACGACCTGCTGGTCCGGCGGGGCGTGATGTTCCGCAGCATCGTCGTCGTCCCCTACGGGCGCATGCAGTTCGTGGACGTCCAGGCCGGCCCGCTCGCGCGCCTGCTGGGCTACTCCGCCGTCCAGCTGCACACCGCCTCACCGGGAACGGACGCGCACATCGACGGGTTGGTGCCGGACGAGGCGGCGCGGCTGCGCGACCGCCTCGCCAGCCGCGGCGAGGCCCGGCTGGCCGGCTTGTGA